The sequence below is a genomic window from Wyeomyia smithii strain HCP4-BCI-WySm-NY-G18 chromosome 1, ASM2978416v1, whole genome shotgun sequence.
aattctacgagcgagagagaaatttctctcgtcgcttgagaaaaaagcgcgtgcacagaatgaaaaataataattattcacaatttacaagtgttgccatgaaaaatcagcaacgcttttgtggctttgtggaatggagggttttgctagtttttgcggtgaagctagcgttgattacaaaatgttgtgaacagaattatgtttcgttttttttttttgcaaatctttCAATGGctttaatgaccaaatccatcgagataaatcgatcgagtattatagctatttaaatctagtgagttcacaagtttttttttattctcgcttatttaccgtcggtctagttccgccactgttatagtgccaattaccgacgcccggggaagcgactccacccaggaccctaactcacgacccgttgattaacggaccggcgccaacggctttacttcctcatgcgatggaaggcgtgatcccagagatttttcgcctcggaaaatctcccggtgtcggctaggattgaatctagaccaattgggttggttgtgagtggatcacgccacctcacaaccatcgacacctatgtcggcggtggggttcgaacccaggcgtcgagcgtggttggcggagacgttaccaaccacgctaagCCTCCGCtagagttcacaagttgttgtttgctgcttgcactgctccatgagtagcagtcactaatacactcgacgtgaggaataaagtgtcggtatatgatacatattcttcTTTcgttctatgtcaatgtattcgcagtacaactgttgcgttatgcgtttcacacatttattgtgcgatttctgtgcaacatttgtgcgaatcgggaagacacaatgattgtacaagacttcaacttttgcgtgtatacaACAGTGCTTACCACACAGACGAGAGTTGATTTGAACCACGAGTGCGGTTCGCCAGATTTCTTTGCTGGTCCGTCTACTATGAAAGACCACAATAAAATGAGCGGGTGCGGcagtaaaaaccaaacaaattatatttaaaatcaCCACCTACTGCGCCAATCTAGATTTATCCTCTTGCTACAGTGGTTGAATAGACAATGatgactaaatttctgcatgctagcttctataagtgactactgagagtaaaataacaacaacaaatcattcagaAAGTCAAATCGATTGTATACTTTGGTGTTGGCAGTGTTGGGGAAGAATGGTAGTGATTGATTGTTTAGTTGATTTAGGCTAACACTGAGAGTTTCGCCTGATATCTGGCATTGTGTTGGCTCTGATTGGTCAAAATAGGCGTTACAAAATATCAATTTTCCGTATATTGCAGATTTTTCAATTGATGGTTGTAAGGCTAGAGGAAGTCTGACTGAGTTTCAAGCATTTGAAGGTGGAAAATTAGAGTTGCTATGTTGTCGCAAGACGTAGTACTACGTTAAAACGTGTCTATGAGCTACATCGCACTTAGGAGTAAATCAAGTAATAACATGAatagtctcattttgaagtgtgatacCTACTAAATCTTCTGACAGCTCATGAGCATCCGAATCGATAAAATTTGAGTTTTCTGTTATTGCATTGTCAAAGAAGGTTAGTTCAATCAATCTGTAAACTTGGAAGACTTATGAACAGTCTTGATATTGCCaggaaacattttaataaacacaaaaatgctgtgaatgagatttttcataagtcatattatatgaagtaagttaagtatcaatgagtttcaatgtaaacagtcaattgcaaatgaaagcctGTATGTTTCTAGTTAAACTGGTGGTATTAGACCATCCGAACCAATCCGAACTCGTGAGTTACATCAttgtaaaaatcaataaaaaattgcaatttttcaGCTTCCTGCAGTGTTGTTGCCTTAGTTCCAAGACATACATACATAATAGTTTGCAGATTACGTTCTTGAAACTGCTTAGACGTTATCCTTGATATCCAGTGACTCCTACTTTGCATaataaaatataagaaaaacgATCAAACTTCTTCATCCTAGGCAATGCAAATGTtgcgagtgaaatgttcgtacacACGAACAATGATGATAATCCTATAGTGACTCTTCAGAATCTTCTGAGTGCTTAGattgaataataaacaaaacagtgtTAACCTTGAACCTCATTGATCTAAAAGGTATGCTTCATCATAACAGGTATGCTTCATTGAATCCGAACTACATCAtcagaaaaataacaaatcacTCAAAGGTGGGATATTCCATGAAAATTTCCAGTCACAACTATTTATTATACTATATTTCGACCCATGATACGTTTTCAGTCCAAAaatcctttaaaataattttgattacgtttgatgttctaagtgctTCACTGTGCATTGTAAAAATGTGAGCTGTCATGTACTTGGAGTGATATCACTTTTGCAATATCTTACAGCCATTGAACAAGCCTTTCAGAAGATAATGAATCGATATATTGTTTCGACTATCAAAACAAATCAGTTTTCTAATATCTGCGATTCCATTTCTTGACTGGCACCTGCGCACAAACCCCTTCTTGGatctttttttctgtcttttgatAAGTTCTCCAAcgtaattattattgttttgataATTTCTAGAAACCTCTTCTGAGATAGTTACTCAACATGGTACATATCTTATGCGGTTTTTGTTTGTGCGTCATGAAAACTAAACTTGCAGTCGACTCATAAAAAGAGCCGATCAACAGAGGAGAGGGATTGTATCAAGACATGCGGACGATGTTTTGTTGAAACATACGTTTAAAAAGTTACTCTCGCAGTATAGCAGGATAATAATTTGCCGCAACATAGAGTATCAGCATTTTAAAAGTCATTTTTCTGTGAAGTTTATCTAACAACCTAAAACATTAACATCGCAAATATGCTGACTGAAAATAATCGATTCTGTGAAATAACCGGAAGGTGTTCACCGTTGAAAGGATGGCTTGCATCCTTTCAACGGTGAACTATGAATACAAATTTTAGAGTTTGCGTGAGAATATGAATGTAGGGATTAGTGGTTGAGTGGAATTTTCTCCAATCTGAAACCTCTGGCGAAACCGTAAATATTTATTGACATGCCTACATAAGGCATATCAATTTTTAGTAGTATTTAGTACTAGCCTGTCGAATATATTGTACTCAACAGGCGAATACTCTTGACAAATTATGATTGGAACAGTTAAGTGATTGGTTTGGTGATGGACCCGATTCACTTTCACTTAATTTTTAATTACAGCGGTCATTGGGAGTATGATGTTGGAATTTCCTACCTTCAACTTTATTTACCTTCTACATTTTACTTTCCTACGTTTCGATATCCTAGCGCAACGATGAGTTGACTATTTCCTATCAACATTCCATCGACCAATTATGCGTTTTTTGCACTTATACTTTACATAAAGCAAGTGAGAATGCAAATTGTACACATTTCTCCCACTCTTGAAAACAATAACGGTGGTTGTAGTAGCCATGGTCAAGTACCTGCTCGATTATGGAAATTGATTTCACCGATGTTTATGTTGTTAACTCGACTAGTGATTGTATAGGGTAAAACGGGGCTATAAAGTTTTCCTTACCGAGTCACTGGCAAGGTAAGAAAAAGGAGATGCATTGGACTAGGGAAACCAGTTCAACCGGCCAGAAATGGTTTGGCTGCACTAGCTATCGATCGAAGTTTGGTTGCGGTAGCATCATGATTTGTTGTAAATTGCCCTTCAGTGGTAACGACTCTAACGTTACGTGTCTTCCTTTGCAACACAACGATCCATAATTGATGTGCAACCTAGCGCTGGCGTAATCGCTACCGGTGTTGATGACGCTGAAATCATAAATATGGTAATTCAAACGTTTATTCAGTAATATTATTGCATCGAGTTTTATAATTTTCACTGCCATTTACATTCAATAAGTAATGTAATTATCGTTATATTAAAATCCGTTTTTTCCTGCTTAGACAAAACTCGAACATTACaatcaaaacataaaatttatctGATAATGTATTAAAATTATATACACTATTTCAAACGCCGAAGCGCCTGCCTTCTCACGCGCCTTCCAGATCTTTATAGTCATATTCTGGTCGCTTTCGTCGATAAGGTAGATCATCGTCTTCGTATAGTCCACCACTCTGCCGCTTCGGTTCAATACTGCGTTGCCATCCACTCCCGCCACCTCCTGATCCGTGCGACGAATGCTCATACACTACGTGTTCTGTGCCCGCGCCCCCACCAACAGCACCAGCGGCTGCCTTTTTGAAACCATTCTGAAACGAATGACGAAGCAAAGAGATCCCATTTGTCATATTTCCGCCATCGTTTACCACTAATTACTATCGACGATAACCGTTGGACGATTGAATCGAATGATAAAGAAATCCAAGGTTATTTACCAGCGTAGAGAAGATGAGCGCAATTTTAGCCATAATGAGAGCAACCGCCGCCAGCAGCGCCACCTTGCCAAGCACCAGTTGAGCCATCATCGCCATGAAGGCCACCCCACCCATCATGTACATCCCACCATGTTGCTTGTGTTTGTGTTTCTTGCCGCGGCCTTCCAATGAAAGCGGAATCAGTGAACGCCCGTCCGGAGCTAGTAAACTGAGTTGAACTGTTCGGGAGCTGATAAAATCACGAAGCTTCGCAAGGATCGTAGTCCAGCCAACTGGAGTTGGCTCGTTCGCGCGACTTGCAAGAAATACCGGGTTTTTCTTGATTGCCATATAGTTTCCAATCCGTAGCGTTACATTGCTGTTAATGGCATTGTTCAAACACCGCATTGTGATGTTTTTAAAACAGTCCACTAATCCTACCGAGTTGAAACAGTCCCTGAAGTTTATCACCGGCAATACGGCGGAGCTAGAATTGTACTCTTTTATGTCAGCATTTATCACGAAACATGAAGAATGTCGAACTGTACTGACTAAAGTTACAAAGACAAGTATGAAGAACATTTTCGCACAACTTTTTATTTAAATCGTATTCTTCTGACAGCACTACATGTTTCACTGGAATTGATTGTCAACTGAGTAGTTTGCATTTGTCGTGACATTCATCTTTTATAGAGTTTAATCTTTGGCCCAAAGTCAAGGTTTCATCCCAATTGGCCAAATAATTGCTGTTTTGGTAATTACGAAAAATTCACGTCAACTTTTGTGTCGTTAGAAAGCAAACAAAGGTGCAGTTAATTGCAGAAACTGTATCGGTTTCATTCCCATCGCGAGGGTTTCGACCCTAAAATCAGTAGACGGGAAATTATTCCTTAGCGGCTTCCCCAAAGCTTCGCTTTATGCAGCATTAACAGTTCTGCCACAGAGCTCTAGAAAATGAAATTTACGCTATACGTACAGAGTAATAGTGAGCAAAGAAGAAAGACACAAAACATACATACGTATACACATGAGCTCAATTCTACCGTTTTGCTGCGCAAGCCTagttgaattaattatttaggtGAGTGATTAAATTCCGCACGCTCTGGGCGGGAGTCCTACTTTTGGTTTCTTTTCGCTTAGCTACGAACCTGCCGCAACGATGACTTAGTAACCTGATTCACGGGAAGTAATAAAGCACTAATGGTTGTCTGGTTGTCAATTTTTTCAACTAATCTTTATTGAACACGCACTTTTTACAACATGCCAAAACTTACTTGTATCTTATGGTTATTGATAACATTCGGTAATTAATATTTAGTGTCGCTTGTGGTTAACCTAAAAATTAGTGACTATTCTCCACTCCAAGCGAAATTTCTGTACCCACTGTCAGTCGGAAGAGATCGTCCATTTCGTTCACTATTATCAACCGCTGCCGTTACAAACGTGTAACCATCGCCTTCTTTGGTCGCGCTGTCACTAGTAACGTCCGTTCCAGGGTCACCTCTCTTGTCCCGGTCGGCTTCGTAGAACTTCCTCTCGAAAAGTCGCGTCGTTCGATCTTTCAGCATTTGCTGTTTCTCAAATTCGTAAAATTTATCCACCAAACTGGAAACCTGCGGCTCCAATCGTTCGTCGAGGTTCAAAAACTTATCTTTCTTCCTATAATACCCTCCGCTGCTACTGTCATCACTTTGAATGTGGCTATCCTGATGATACAGATTGTCACTAGGATGATTCTGATGGTGATTGTGATGATGATGCTGGCTGCTTGTCCAGTCGGGTTTGTCGCTTAGTGCGTCGCTGTACCGGTAAGGTCTTGCCGGGAATCCCCCGTAGCTTCCTATACCTGGCGGAATGAAACCATAACCGATTCCGGGTGAAAGCACGCTGCCATATCCGAACAAGCCCGAAACGAACAGAGCAATTTTGCCAAGTATCAAAGCTTTTTTGCTCAACAGTATCAAACCGCCAAACACTAGTggaagcagcgttgccaggttgAACTTGAGACCGAGCAGGAACGGAACGATGAAGTTACGCGTCAAGATGCGAGCTTGAAGGAAGAGAAaggtaaaacaaaaaacaggtgaACGCTTTATGGTTGAAAGTTTATAGCGGAGAAAGCTTTGGGGGATGTGCGAATCGGAAGTGGCATTGAATGAAAGTATACACTGTAAATCGAACAGCATCAAAACATTGTTGTATATATGAATAGtttgtaaaacaagtttttccGCCCTTTTTATCAAatacaattattttattatcatatttgattattattttataGCTTGAAAAAAGAACTGTATTTTCTGTTTCCAAATAAGTATTTGACTGTAAATTGTATTGTTTTTAATTGCTTACATGCTTATTAAATTTATATTAGTATTCATATTCAATTAAATTTATACTAGTATTCAAATTCAATTTCGGTAATTAGTGTTTGACAGATGTAATTTTATGCCAAGAATTTTGTAACGCATTCGACTGCGCTCTCGGCAAATTTAACCGAGAAACGGCAAACTAGATCGTTCGGTTATATGTACAAGCTAAATATTTCGGCACAGTATAGAGACGATTTTTCAGCAGAATCTAATAGCAAAGAATAGTCCCGAGAGAAttcagtagttttctttcaaaagataaattataagatgagttttagtaagtaaacaaatttattaattttgagGATTGAATGTTTACGGAATATACACGTTCTCCTCTTGCAGTTTCTGTCGAATCATGTCCTTTTGATTTTGGGGTGCTTTTTCTCCGCTTGGTGCTCGTTTGCACCCGAGCCGTTGCACGACTTTTACAACTACACTACTGCCAGTTCGCACGAATCTGTCCTACACTTTTTTCGACTTTCAGCCTGACAGTTTGCACAAACTTTAGCAAAACTAATATCTGCTTCCTGCGTGCTCGTACTTAACACAATTGCACTGATTGGTACAAAGAAAAATGGCGGTCAACTTTTTCTTGCACTTTACAAGTCGGATGGAAAGTGCTGTCAAAATCCGTTCAGACtctgcctttctcattcaaacttattatttgtaaaaatagatttacatgaatgcttgaatccaataaaggtatattcactctttggattctaaaatattgatgttgtaattgaagtataaaatatgaaatttgacgtaatgttagggcttaagaaatagcgaaataaaagaaatgactcttaatttcgaacaatttattcacgagcgataccgggaacgttcaaatagtacgataccacatttaaatcatgttgaggttattgatcaaatcaggtaaagttttgaatagtctttgaattccttttctttccaaaacttgtgaacagcatatcaaattgttatgaagtttgttattcgtaagtttgagaaatggctcgtttgtatgacactagttatgttcaaataagtcgagtaatacttgagataatagactttcgatgttttaacaatttaatacataacgcttgcttaagtttgattataatcaaacgatCTGaacgtcttgaactgtcctacagatcagacgtgttttcggttgcttgtggactggtctttgactgcctatagcttcaaagtttgtgttttgtcagtgtgtcttttaaagactacctgaaagctatttcccatcagtgtttctcaagactacttttgaatttaacatttgttttaacttttttcgtatcacctgaaatggcaggacggaaaaagaaacctcgcatcgctgcggggaggaaaagagaggcacctctttctgacacttcgagtgtctgtagtaacaatccttttgatattttgcctgagcaagaagctggtgaaatggaagtttttagtaatgaaactatacaaaatataaattcttttaaaaaggagaaatttccacctattgtggaaactatttcttctgaattcaatattttcaaaaaggaacttccaacgtttgtttctgacgttaaaagtgcctatcaaattggtcgtagaggcgaatgccgcttattagccgactttataaagggtcgtaatcgtcttattccgtatttaactgaaaagaagaataaattttttacatatgatactaAGAGCGCTAAGCCGTTCAaagtcgtattgaaaggtctcattaacgatcaaaccgttgatgtgatcaaacttactttaacagaattacttggcatagcccctacccaagtaattctaatgaaacaaaaatcacgaggcgaaaacagtcagagaactggaatttcccttgttaattatttaattcattttaaccgcagtgaggttaaaaatttgaaattttttgacaaagcaCATGCTATTTATAATGTGCGAGTGGAATGGGAAttgtatcgaaagtttggcggaggtgaaaagtaTATCATATACCAaagccgtacttgccaacgttatggccatggttcaaaattctgtaacatggaccaaaaatgtctcatTTTTGGAGacttttctcacaaaaaggacacatgtcctgtgaaagagagtaaaatgTTTAGGTTCgccaattgtaacggcaaccatatgtcaaatttttatcaatgcccagtgtgtttagcaattgttaaggcaaggcaaggtaaacaaaattcaatttcccaatcaaaacaaactttaaaacaaaattctccaagcgtaccaataacgcccacttcttctacccctctgcatactcgtttaacatgtgcacaggttacaggtagttcgaacattcttccgccaaatgttggtagttcgaaaatgaccgctaatatgggtaggcaaaacacgctagaaaataattgtgcacctattaccccagctaatattgctaccgaaaatattttttctaatgtcaactgcctggggcctattacggcaggtaaactttcttttctgcaacaagcaa
It includes:
- the LOC129718241 gene encoding uncharacterized protein LOC129718241 — its product is MFFILVFVTLVSTVRHSSCFVINADIKEYNSSSAVLPVINFRDCFNSVGLVDCFKNITMRCLNNAINSNVTLRIGNYMAIKKNPVFLASRANEPTPVGWTTILAKLRDFISSRTVQLSLLAPDGRSLIPLSLEGRGKKHKHKQHGGMYMMGGVAFMAMMAQLVLGKVALLAAVALIMAKIALIFSTLNGFKKAAAGAVGGGAGTEHVVYEHSSHGSGGGGSGWQRSIEPKRQSGGLYEDDDLPYRRKRPEYDYKDLEGA
- the LOC129717603 gene encoding uncharacterized protein LOC129717603, producing MMELKLHAFGLVIPWLLLCRIGQLTAAELETFDYCIKVNPSVGLLQCAGQQALASLQFLEEASNLTLANGLLMIKDETNPSARILPNFIDHDPLDFRGILENAGALISQRQLQWDMGIIYPGLKLKIGPTLGASGVLEFVMDPAAHNDERSYFEEKSTARILTRNFIVPFLLGLKFNLATLLPLVFGGLILLSKKALILGKIALFVSGLFGYGSVLSPGIGYGFIPPGIGSYGGFPARPYRYSDALSDKPDWTSSQHHHHNHHQNHPSDNLYHQDSHIQSDDSSSGGYYRKKDKFLNLDERLEPQVSSLVDKFYEFEKQQMLKDRTTRLFERKFYEADRDKRGDPGTDVTSDSATKEGDGYTFVTAAVDNSERNGRSLPTDSGYRNFAWSGE